The Paenibacillus sp. BIC5C1 DNA segment TTATGGCAACCGAAATGGACCTGGGTCTTATCCATGAAGAGTCAGCATCCCGCTACCTGATGCTCGCCTATGATGATATTCATGCGATTGAATATTTTCACAAACCGCTGAATGCGTATTGGAAAAAAGAGGGTGTGACATTTCAGGAGATGCTGGTAAAAGCTGCGGATCAATATGAAGAGGTAGTGCAACGGTGCAACCGCTTTAATCGGGAACTCTTAGCAGAGAGTCAGGCTACAGGCGGGAACCAATATAGAGACATTCTGGCATTGACCTATCGGCAAGCGATTGCTGCACATAAATTGGTTGCTGATGAAGCAGGAGAAGTATTATTTTTCTCAAAGGAAAATTTTAGTAACGGTTGTATCGCTACGGTGGATGTGAGCTACCCGTCGATTCCGTTGTTTCTAAGGTATAACACCGAATTGGTCAAAGGTATGATGCGACCAATCTATAGGTATGCCGAGAGCACGGATTGGACGTTTGATTTTGCTCCACATGACGTAGGGACTTACCCCCAAGCCAATGGCCAGGTATACGGAGAGAACAAACTCGAATATCAGATGCCCATCGAGGAATGTGGCAATATGCTCCTGATGGCAGCAACGGTATGCAACTATGAGAAGGATGCGGAATTTGCCCGTGAGCACTGGGGACTTCTCACAACATGGGCTTCATATTTGCTGCAACATGGACTGGATCCTGACAATCAACTGTGCACGGACGACTTTGCCGGACATCTTGCGCACAATGCCAATTTATCCATTAAAGCGATATTAGGCATTGCCGCCTATGCGTATATGTGTGATGAGCTTGGTTTGCCGGATGGTGCCGTTTATCGTGAAGCGGCTGAAAAAATGGCAGAGGAGTGGTCTTCCATGGCCGCAGCAGGTGATCACTACAAGCTAACTTTTGACAGCTCGGATGAGTCATGGAGCATGAAATACAATCTGGTGTGGGATCGTCTGCTCGACTTCAACCTGTTCCCAAAAGAAATGGCGGCCAAAGAGTTGGTGTATTATCAGCTAAAACAGAATCGATATGGCATACCGCTGGATAGCCGTGAGATGTACACCAAGTCCGATTGGCTCGTATGGTGTGCCTCCATGAGCGAATCGCAGCCTCTATTCGAACAGATAATTTCGCCTCTGTGGGACTTTATGAATGAAACATCGAGCCGTGTACCTGTAACAGACTGGTATGACACCATCACCGGAAAGCAGTTGAATTTTCAAAATCGATCGGTTGTCGGTGGATTTTTCATTCCTCTGCTGAGAAAGACATCTGTATCAAAATCATGATGAGATCAGGTGATGAAGGTGGAAACGAAAATTACGGATATTCATGCATTACAACAGCAGTTCAAGAATCCTGAGGCAACGTATCGTCCACAGCCCTTTTGGTTTTTGAACCACAGTTTTACCAAGCCAGAGCTGGAAAACCAAATTCAATCCATGGTTGAAGCCGGTGTTGGCGGCGTTGTATTGCATGCGCGTCACGGGATGCAGGCCTCGTACCTGTCAGAGGAGTTCATGGAAACGCTGGATTTCTGCACAAAAGAGTGCCAGAAGCGCGATATGGTTGCCTGGCTCTATGATGAGGACAATTGGCCGAGCGGAACACTGGGAGGTAAGCTGACGAGGCAGTATCCCGAATATCGGATGAGATATTTGAGGGTTGAGGAACGAAGATATTTACACGATGCACAGCAGGAAATGTTATCTCTCGATTTTGCCTCCTACGCTAACAATGAACTGATCGCAATTCTCGCTTATCGTGCCATCCAGCAAGAAGGGGAATGGCTGATATATGATCAACCTGAGGTTATTACAGCGTTATGCGGACAGAAATGGAAGCCTGAAACCGACGAAGATTATATTATACTTGCCTGTTGGTCCTGTGAAATTGCTGAAGGGATCACGTTTGCAGAAGGGTATTATCTGGACACGTTGAACCCGGAAGCCGTGCAGGCTTTCATTCAATCGGCATACGAGCCCTTTCAGCAATTTCAGCCTCATTTCGGCGTGACCATTCAAGGTGTATTCACGGATGAACCTGGGCTCATGATCCACGACGGTTTTTTCGGAGTCGAAGCCATCCGAACGTCGGTTCAGGATGTGAATGCCACTCTTCCGGGTATTGTGTTCGCTTGGACCCATGGGATGGTGGAGCGCTATCAACAGGAGAACGGATATGATCTGATTCCAAGATTAGGCGCGTTGTTATATGGTATGGCTGACGGCAGCAGGTCTGCGAGGCAGGACTATTATGATACGATTACCCGTTGGTATGTAGAAGGTTATCATGAAGCTATTCGTTCGTGGTGTGAATCACACAGCTTGCTGTACATCGGCCATACGCTGGAAGAACCCGTCTGGGGGCAGGCTCGGTCACAGGGTAATCAAACCCGCGTATTACAGCAGTTCCATTATGCGGGTGTGGACTACCTGACACATGGGATAGGTACAAAGGAGAATCCACATCGAATCGTATCCGTAAAGACGGCCGCGTCTGTCGCACAGTTGGACGGGAAAAAAAGAGTTATTTGCGAGTCATTTGGTGCAAGCGGTCATGCTTATGCCATGCGACAAAGGCGGCTTGATGCCAATTTTATGGCATTTCTGGGTGTTAATCTGTTTATCCCGCATGCATTCTACTATTCATTTGCAGGGTATCGGAAAACAGACTTTCCACCTACCGAATTCAAGCATGCACCGCATTGGCCGCATTATCGGACTTTTGCCGATTATCTTGGTCGGTTGAGTGTACTGGGTACTTTCACGAAGCGTACACCTGAAGTACTTCTGTTATCACCCATCCAAACGGTATATGAGCATATGTTTTTATCCGGTGAATCGAACCAGCATCCAGCTGCGGATCAACTGTTTTCGTTATTGTCAGACCGCATGCTGCGCAGCTCTATTGATTACGATTATGTGGATGAGTGTCAGCTCAGAGAGGCCAAGATTACTGATGCTGGAGGATATCAGTTTAACGGAGAACGAAATGAATATTCGATTTTGATATTGCCAGAAATTACGGTCATGTCGATAGACATCGCAAAACAGCTTGTTACCTTTGTAAACCGCGGTGGAACGCTTATTGCGGTGGGGGCAATTCCTTGTGATAGTGAGCGACAGCGCCAAGATCCGGAATTACGGAAGTATATGAACGAACTATATGGCTCCGATCATCAGTATGGGAAATTACAAGCGATTGGCAAAGGGTACAGCTTATTCTATTCCATGAAAAACACCGCTCATAACGACACACTTATGAACTTTTGTGTTCGGTTAAGAGAGTTAACGACATCATCCCCGGCGATTGCCTGGAAACAGATCGAAGGAAACACCGAGGATCTCATTACCATCGAACGCAAATTTGAAGATCATGTGCATATATGGCTGATGAACTGGTCGGAGCAGCCCGTGACTATTCAACTCCATCAGAACCCTGTAAAAGAACACATTGAAGAACAGATGGAAGAATGGAACTTGGAAAACGGGAGCATGAATCAGTTGAGAGATGATGCTGTTCTAACATTTGTACCGGGTGAGCTCCGGGTTCTATCCGTTAGACAGGATCATGTACCTGATTCACTTTTTACGGAAGAGACGACTCTTCCCAACGCGCAAGAGCCTATAAATCATAAAGTGCAAGATGCCGCCGATGTGTGGGTACTGGGTGATCATTGGCAGTTTCAGACTCTCGAACCCAATGTACTTGTATTGGATCAATGGCAGGTTACATTGAATGACCGCCAGTCCAGAATGAATGCAACAATGCCAGGCCAAGTCAACACGTACCGGACAACATTTGTCGTAACTGAAGAATGGATCGAGCTTATGAAGTCACAGCAAGATGCAGTTCATTTAAACGAATCTGGAAATGAGCAGATCTTCACGATTGAGCTAATCCTTGACGATATCGAGCAAAAAATCCCATCCCATATTGGCTTCCTCCAACGCAGACGTAATGTTGAAATCTTTGTGAATGGAGTGCGGATGAAAGCACTTCGGCCTTCACTGTGGCAAGATACTCATTACGCTGGTGTGGATATTACCCAACATCTGGTGATAGGCGAGAATGTGCTTGAAGTTCTCACGGTTTCATTGCTGGAACCTATGCCGGCCATTTCCTTTCCTGCTTATCTGATTGGTTCATTTGCTATACAAAATCAGACTACATTAACCGTTGAACCTGAACAAATGACCGGGGTTTGGAATGTTGAAGGTTATCCTTTCTATTCAGGAGCGGGAGTGTACTCGCAGCAAGTGGATTTGTCTGATGTCAGCTTGAGTCCGGAAAATGAAATTTGGCTGGAAGCGGAAGAGATTAGAGAGACGGCTTGCCTGTATGTGAATGGGGAGAGAGTTGGCATCCGGTTATGGCCACCCTACCATTGGAACGTCACACCTTACATGGTGCGAGGTAATAATGTAATCGACATTCATGTGGCCAATACACTGGAGAATATTTACGGAAAGTCATCACTACCTTCAGGCATAAATGGGCAGGTAAAACTTGTAACTAAAATTTAAAATAATACACGATTCAGGTTTAGGTTTTGGATTCGCCGGGGAAGAATATGAACGCAATAAAGTCGCCATACTGTCGGCTTTTTTTGCATTGAACCAACATGACTGAGCTTTGATGTGCTGGAAATAATTATATTTGAACCGGGTTATTCCTCAAATGATTAGACCTCACACGTAATGAAAGCGATTTAAAATTGTATTGACGAAAACCATTTTCATAATTATTATGTAAATGAAAATAGTTTTAGAGAGGTGGATCACTGTGAAACAATATTTTGAGAAGGCTCAGAAGTTTGGTAAATCGTTCATGCTTCCTATTGCTGTTTTACCAGCGGCGGGTCTATTACTGGGGATTGGAGGGGCCTTGTCCAACGCCAATACGATTAACTCGTATCCATTTTTGCAGATCACGTGGCTGCAGCAAGTGTTTACGGTGATGAGCAGTGCAGGAAGTATTGTATTTGATAATCTGGCTTTGATCTTTGCCATTGGTGTAGCCGTCGGACTCGCCAGGGCGGACAAAGGTACAGCGGGTTTGGCAGCTGGACTTGCCTATCTGGTCATGAATGCATCGATCAATGCGATGCTTGTCAATTCGGGTAAACTTGCGGCAGATCATTTGGCTAGTGCCGGTCAAGGTATGGTACTTGGAATCCAGACCTTGCAAACCGGTGTACTCGGAGGGATCGTTGTCGGATTGGTTACCGCATGGCTTCATAATCGGTACAACAAAATAGAACTTCCTCAATTCTTAGGATTCTTTGGAGGTTCACGTTTCATTCCTATCGTTTCATCTTTTGCGGCCATCTTTATTGGTATTGCTTTGTTCCTGATCTGGCCAACGATCCAGCTTGGCATAACGCAGCTTGGAGGTTTGGTCGATAGAACTGGGTATATCGGAACATTGTTGTACGGATTTATTTTACGGATGCTGGGTCCACTTGGGTTGCACCACATCTTTTATCTGCCTTTCTGGCAGACGGGAGTTGGCGGAACAATGGAAGTTGCGGGAAAAGTTTACGAAGGGACACAGAATATTTTCTTTGCTCAACTGGGAGATCCTGCAACCGAGAAATTCTTCTCGGGTACATCCCGATTTATGTCAGGTCGTTTCATCACGATGATGTTTGGTCTGCTCGGTGCGGCGCTCGCTATTTATCACACGGCCAAGCCAGAACGTAAGAAAGTGGTTGGCGGATTGATGTTGTCTGCGGCGCTCACTTCGTTCCTGACAGGAATTACGGAGCCTCTGGAATTCTCATTTCTGTTTGTTGCTCCAATCCTGTATGTCATTCACGCCGTATTTGATGGTTTGGCATTTATGCTTTCACATATTTTTGAGATTACCATCGGTCAGACTTTTTCAGGTGGTTTAATCGACTTTATCTTATTCGGGGTACTTCAGGGTAATGCCAAAACGAACTGGATTATCGTTCCCATCATCGGTGTGGTCTGGTTCTGCCTTTATTACTTCACCTTCCGAATCTTGATCGTGAAGCTCAATTTAAAAACTTCGGGACGTGAGGAAGAGGTAACATCGGAGCCAGACACCAAAACGCAAAGTCAGCCCTCCAGTACACCCGCATCAGCGAAGGGTGAAGAACGCTCCATTGCTATCCTGAATGGACTTGGCGGTGCAGACAACATTAATGAATTGGATTGCTGTGCAACACGGCTTCGCGTATCTGTGAAGGATATCGAGAAAGTTCAAAAGGATGCGCTTACAGCTACAGGAGCCAAAGGGGTAGTACTTGTCGGTAACGGAGTGCAGGTTATTTATGGCCCTCAGGTTACGGTGATCAAAAATGAAATCGAAGAAATTATGGAAACGGAGTAATTGCAATGAATTTAGATAAATTAGATAACTTAGGTTTACAAGGTGGTCTCGTTGTATCATGTCAGGCTTTGGAGCATGAGCCACTTCATAGTTCGCTGATCATGGGACGCATGGCAGTCGCAGCAAAAGAGGGGGGAGCCATCGGTATTCGTGCGAATACGGCGGCAGATGTGAAAGAGATCAAGGAGCAAGTTGATCTTCCCGTCATAGGTATTGTAAAAAGAAACTACGGAACCAATCCGGTATTCATTACTCCAACGATCTTGGAAGTGGATGAGCTTGCCGAGGTTCATGCAGAGATTGTTGCAATTGATGCCACTTTGCGTGCGCGACCGGACGGTAAAACACTGGATGAATTCGTAAAGGAAATCCGCACCAAACATCCTCAACTTCTATTAATGGGGGATATTTCAACCAAAGAGGAAGCCATTAATGCAGAACGACTTGGTTTTGACCTGATCTCTTCTACATTGGTTGGATATACAGAGGAGACAGCAGGGCTTAAACTGTACGATAATCAATTTGCAGCCTTGAGGGAAATTTTATCTAGCGTACAAACGCCTGTTGTTGCGGAAGGGAATATCATGACACCGGAGATGGCGGCAACGTGTCTGGAAGCTGGAGTCTATTGTGTAGTTGTGGGAGGAGCCATTACCCGCCCGCAACAAATTACGGAACGTTTTGTCTCTGAAATTGCAAAATTGAAGCAGTCTTCTCCTTCTGTCCAATAAAAAAAGAGAAATAAACAAACAGCCAACGAATCAAGTTGGCTGTTTGTTTATTCAGCTGAATAAAGAGCTTTTAACGTTTGCTGCCGCGCAAGGAGTAAATGTTCATCTTCAAGTAATAGAAGAGAAATCACATCCAGGATGTAAATGATAGCCAATTGGCTGTTGATGAAGTGTACATCTCCGGTTCGCCCGATATCGGGTGTGAAAATGCATAAATCCGAGACTTCAGACAGCGGTGTGTGATCAAAATTAGTAATTCCAACAACTTTGCTTCCTCTTTTTTTGGCGGCATTTAATGCATCACTGACTTCCAGTGTTCGTCCTGAATTGGATAAACCAATGACCAGATCATCTTCACCCAAAAGGGAAGCGCTCATGATCATCATGTGCGAATCCGTCACCGCATCAATGACGATATCCATCCGCATTAGTCTGTATTTGAACTCCAGTGCAGATAAACCTGAACTTCCCAAACCATAAACATAGATTTTGCGTGCTTTTTTTATGTACTGGACCACTT contains these protein-coding regions:
- a CDS encoding glutaminase family protein; amino-acid sequence: MTTFRPPSVPLITVDPYFSVWSAADHLYDDHTRHWTNKTQGMVGMIVIDGKIRRFMGKVDVHENSTIEEPDVLNQTNLIVEPVTTRYTFEGEGIELEVHFTTPLLLDDLELLSRPVTYVTFHVRAIDDQGHQVKIYFDVTGEWCVHTPDQQVTWASHVINEQLHAMSMGTVEQPILKRTGDDTRIDWGYMYLVVQRSHQSQSVIRSVSRREEYARSGLLKTGDDSTKPKSISGDMPVMATEMDLGLIHEESASRYLMLAYDDIHAIEYFHKPLNAYWKKEGVTFQEMLVKAADQYEEVVQRCNRFNRELLAESQATGGNQYRDILALTYRQAIAAHKLVADEAGEVLFFSKENFSNGCIATVDVSYPSIPLFLRYNTELVKGMMRPIYRYAESTDWTFDFAPHDVGTYPQANGQVYGENKLEYQMPIEECGNMLLMAATVCNYEKDAEFAREHWGLLTTWASYLLQHGLDPDNQLCTDDFAGHLAHNANLSIKAILGIAAYAYMCDELGLPDGAVYREAAEKMAEEWSSMAAAGDHYKLTFDSSDESWSMKYNLVWDRLLDFNLFPKEMAAKELVYYQLKQNRYGIPLDSREMYTKSDWLVWCASMSESQPLFEQIISPLWDFMNETSSRVPVTDWYDTITGKQLNFQNRSVVGGFFIPLLRKTSVSKS
- a CDS encoding glycosyl hydrolase, whose product is MKVETKITDIHALQQQFKNPEATYRPQPFWFLNHSFTKPELENQIQSMVEAGVGGVVLHARHGMQASYLSEEFMETLDFCTKECQKRDMVAWLYDEDNWPSGTLGGKLTRQYPEYRMRYLRVEERRYLHDAQQEMLSLDFASYANNELIAILAYRAIQQEGEWLIYDQPEVITALCGQKWKPETDEDYIILACWSCEIAEGITFAEGYYLDTLNPEAVQAFIQSAYEPFQQFQPHFGVTIQGVFTDEPGLMIHDGFFGVEAIRTSVQDVNATLPGIVFAWTHGMVERYQQENGYDLIPRLGALLYGMADGSRSARQDYYDTITRWYVEGYHEAIRSWCESHSLLYIGHTLEEPVWGQARSQGNQTRVLQQFHYAGVDYLTHGIGTKENPHRIVSVKTAASVAQLDGKKRVICESFGASGHAYAMRQRRLDANFMAFLGVNLFIPHAFYYSFAGYRKTDFPPTEFKHAPHWPHYRTFADYLGRLSVLGTFTKRTPEVLLLSPIQTVYEHMFLSGESNQHPAADQLFSLLSDRMLRSSIDYDYVDECQLREAKITDAGGYQFNGERNEYSILILPEITVMSIDIAKQLVTFVNRGGTLIAVGAIPCDSERQRQDPELRKYMNELYGSDHQYGKLQAIGKGYSLFYSMKNTAHNDTLMNFCVRLRELTTSSPAIAWKQIEGNTEDLITIERKFEDHVHIWLMNWSEQPVTIQLHQNPVKEHIEEQMEEWNLENGSMNQLRDDAVLTFVPGELRVLSVRQDHVPDSLFTEETTLPNAQEPINHKVQDAADVWVLGDHWQFQTLEPNVLVLDQWQVTLNDRQSRMNATMPGQVNTYRTTFVVTEEWIELMKSQQDAVHLNESGNEQIFTIELILDDIEQKIPSHIGFLQRRRNVEIFVNGVRMKALRPSLWQDTHYAGVDITQHLVIGENVLEVLTVSLLEPMPAISFPAYLIGSFAIQNQTTLTVEPEQMTGVWNVEGYPFYSGAGVYSQQVDLSDVSLSPENEIWLEAEEIRETACLYVNGERVGIRLWPPYHWNVTPYMVRGNNVIDIHVANTLENIYGKSSLPSGINGQVKLVTKI
- the ptsG gene encoding glucose-specific PTS transporter subunit IIBC, which encodes MKQYFEKAQKFGKSFMLPIAVLPAAGLLLGIGGALSNANTINSYPFLQITWLQQVFTVMSSAGSIVFDNLALIFAIGVAVGLARADKGTAGLAAGLAYLVMNASINAMLVNSGKLAADHLASAGQGMVLGIQTLQTGVLGGIVVGLVTAWLHNRYNKIELPQFLGFFGGSRFIPIVSSFAAIFIGIALFLIWPTIQLGITQLGGLVDRTGYIGTLLYGFILRMLGPLGLHHIFYLPFWQTGVGGTMEVAGKVYEGTQNIFFAQLGDPATEKFFSGTSRFMSGRFITMMFGLLGAALAIYHTAKPERKKVVGGLMLSAALTSFLTGITEPLEFSFLFVAPILYVIHAVFDGLAFMLSHIFEITIGQTFSGGLIDFILFGVLQGNAKTNWIIVPIIGVVWFCLYYFTFRILIVKLNLKTSGREEEVTSEPDTKTQSQPSSTPASAKGEERSIAILNGLGGADNINELDCCATRLRVSVKDIEKVQKDALTATGAKGVVLVGNGVQVIYGPQVTVIKNEIEEIMETE
- a CDS encoding N-acetylmannosamine-6-phosphate 2-epimerase produces the protein MNLDKLDNLGLQGGLVVSCQALEHEPLHSSLIMGRMAVAAKEGGAIGIRANTAADVKEIKEQVDLPVIGIVKRNYGTNPVFITPTILEVDELAEVHAEIVAIDATLRARPDGKTLDEFVKEIRTKHPQLLLMGDISTKEEAINAERLGFDLISSTLVGYTEETAGLKLYDNQFAALREILSSVQTPVVAEGNIMTPEMAATCLEAGVYCVVVGGAITRPQQITERFVSEIAKLKQSSPSVQ
- a CDS encoding MurR/RpiR family transcriptional regulator, which translates into the protein MSSSVIDMLQLEYQRFSAKEKEIADYVMRNKSSINNINIRDLAAYTNASMSTITRFCKKVGCSTFVDFKIRLNREVDQPRNQTDFFIRTQQIHNDIINATAEMLDTDRIEQVVQYIKKARKIYVYGLGSSGLSALEFKYRLMRMDIVIDAVTDSHMMIMSASLLGEDDLVIGLSNSGRTLEVSDALNAAKKRGSKVVGITNFDHTPLSEVSDLCIFTPDIGRTGDVHFINSQLAIIYILDVISLLLLEDEHLLLARQQTLKALYSAE